The proteins below are encoded in one region of Methanobacterium aggregans:
- a CDS encoding indole-3-glycerol phosphate synthase TrpC, which yields MIKIQEILNQRQKTLQSTMKSKPLIQLKNQVEEILDNEKFPGPKFNSNNEHNSFKNALTSDENVRVICEYKPASPSMGDISGTKIEDALDVFEVAGASAVSILTEEDYFKGSLNNLKSASKITELPLLRKDFLLEEYQIYEAKLSGARAVLLMSGVYPELMSGIELASTLGMDALVECRSREDIENALKSGAQLIGVNNRNFKDFTIDLRVTEKLAEHIPPEVVFVSESGVKGPEDALRLAEAGTDAILIGTGIMGQKNKSEMLNAASQIISSLNGSKIQRN from the coding sequence ATGATAAAAATTCAGGAAATCCTAAACCAGAGACAGAAAACACTTCAAAGCACAATGAAATCAAAACCATTGATACAGTTGAAAAACCAGGTTGAAGAAATTCTGGATAATGAGAAATTTCCAGGCCCAAAATTTAATTCAAATAATGAACATAATTCATTTAAGAATGCATTAACTTCTGATGAAAATGTGCGTGTTATCTGCGAGTACAAACCAGCATCACCCTCCATGGGAGATATATCAGGGACCAAAATTGAAGATGCCCTTGATGTTTTTGAGGTTGCAGGTGCCAGTGCAGTTTCAATCCTAACAGAGGAAGATTATTTCAAAGGCAGCCTCAACAACCTGAAGTCTGCTTCAAAAATAACAGAACTCCCACTCCTCAGAAAGGACTTTCTGCTAGAGGAGTACCAGATATACGAGGCAAAACTTTCAGGTGCAAGAGCAGTTCTATTGATGTCAGGAGTGTACCCTGAACTCATGAGTGGTATTGAACTTGCTTCCACACTTGGAATGGATGCACTGGTGGAGTGCAGAAGCCGAGAAGATATAGAAAATGCCCTAAAATCAGGAGCCCAGTTAATAGGGGTTAACAACAGAAACTTCAAGGACTTCACAATTGATCTCAGGGTAACGGAAAAACTTGCAGAGCACATACCCCCTGAAGTAGTCTTTGTATCTGAGAGTGGTGTGAAAGGACCTGAAGATGCATTACGCTTGGCTGAAGCAGGAACAGATGCAATATTAATAGGAACTGGAATAATGGGTCAAAAAAATAAATCTGAAATGCTTAATGCAGCTTCACAAATAAT
- a CDS encoding anthranilate synthase component II — MILILDNYDSFTYNLYQMVGQIQEDIIVKRNDEITVDEIRKLQPQKIIISPGPGNPENRGDFGVCMQVIRELGPEIPILGVCLGHQGIFSAFGGKIILTEPVHGKQSEIIHNGKGLFRGVKNPLNAARYHSLLCDAEKTPESMEVTAKTEDNLIMGIKHREFPIYGLQFHPESVGTSEGLKILKNFLEIGS, encoded by the coding sequence ATGATTCTGATACTCGACAACTACGATTCATTCACCTACAACCTGTACCAGATGGTAGGTCAGATCCAAGAGGATATAATCGTTAAAAGAAACGATGAAATCACTGTAGATGAAATAAGGAAGCTTCAACCTCAAAAAATAATAATATCTCCAGGACCTGGAAACCCTGAAAACCGGGGAGACTTCGGAGTCTGCATGCAGGTCATAAGGGAACTTGGGCCTGAAATACCAATCTTAGGAGTTTGTCTTGGACATCAGGGGATATTTTCAGCTTTTGGAGGTAAGATAATTTTAACAGAACCTGTTCATGGAAAACAGAGTGAGATAATCCACAACGGTAAAGGCCTCTTTAGAGGGGTTAAAAACCCGTTAAATGCTGCCAGGTACCATTCACTGCTCTGTGATGCAGAAAAAACGCCTGAAAGCATGGAAGTCACTGCAAAAACTGAGGATAATCTCATAATGGGAATAAAACACCGTGAATTCCCAATTTACGGCCTTCAATTTCACCCGGAATCTGTTGGAACAAGTGAAGGACTCAAGATACTCAAAAACTTTCTGGAGATAGGTTCATGA
- the trpE gene encoding anthranilate synthase component I, whose product MNVFGEYNFDEIGIKINEPQTIDVDFDSPFELFKGIYSNYSSAFLLESMESDSGLARYSVLGFKPSATFRAKGNTLEIEHDGEKEEFEVKNPFDEIKKINSKNTGKKGFNGGLVGYVSYEAVRHFEPVDIPEGSYPDFEFGLFLDGIIFDRIHNKCEYVTLGENRLEEIQELSKKDYKIDDLTFKEKNHYFSKEEYEEMVRKTKEKIRAGEIFQGVISNAREYELEGNKLSFYEKLRKINPSPYMYHLKLGKREIIGSSPEMLVRVENRKIETFPIAGTCPRGSNTLEDEKLQSELLSDEKERAEHLMLVDLARNDVGKVSEFGSVHVPEYMGVKKFSHVQHIVSKVQGTLRKDKTAVDAFKAMFPAGTLSGAPKIRAMEIINELEGIPRGPYAGAVGYFSLNGNADFAITIRTMVCEGNTGRIQAGAGIVHDSVPENEYHECENKAGALLKALEVSGDSDSDSNLNSNSGSKCSSSTIKSGDEIE is encoded by the coding sequence GTGAATGTTTTTGGCGAATATAACTTCGATGAAATTGGAATTAAAATAAACGAACCCCAAACAATTGATGTAGATTTTGATTCTCCATTTGAACTCTTCAAAGGGATATACAGTAATTATTCAAGCGCATTTTTACTGGAATCAATGGAAAGTGACAGTGGACTTGCAAGATACTCAGTACTGGGATTCAAACCCTCTGCAACCTTCAGAGCTAAAGGTAACACCCTTGAAATAGAGCATGATGGAGAAAAAGAGGAATTTGAGGTTAAAAACCCCTTCGATGAAATAAAGAAGATAAACTCAAAAAACACAGGAAAAAAGGGATTCAACGGGGGTCTTGTGGGTTATGTATCCTACGAAGCTGTGAGACACTTCGAACCCGTGGACATACCCGAGGGATCCTATCCTGACTTTGAATTTGGACTCTTTCTTGATGGAATAATCTTCGACAGGATACATAACAAATGTGAATACGTGACCCTTGGAGAGAACAGACTTGAAGAAATCCAGGAACTCTCAAAAAAGGACTACAAAATTGATGATTTAACTTTCAAGGAAAAAAACCATTATTTTTCCAAGGAAGAATATGAAGAAATGGTCAGAAAAACCAAGGAAAAAATAAGGGCCGGTGAAATATTCCAGGGTGTCATATCCAATGCCAGGGAATATGAATTGGAGGGTAACAAGTTATCATTCTATGAAAAACTGCGTAAAATCAATCCTTCCCCATACATGTACCACTTAAAACTTGGAAAACGTGAAATAATAGGTTCAAGTCCTGAAATGCTTGTAAGGGTGGAAAACAGAAAGATTGAAACCTTCCCAATTGCAGGAACATGTCCAAGAGGTTCAAACACCCTTGAGGATGAAAAACTTCAAAGTGAACTCCTATCCGATGAGAAGGAAAGGGCAGAACACCTCATGCTCGTGGACCTTGCAAGAAACGACGTTGGAAAGGTCAGTGAATTTGGATCCGTCCATGTTCCAGAGTACATGGGGGTTAAAAAATTTTCCCACGTCCAGCACATAGTTTCCAAGGTTCAGGGAACACTCAGAAAAGACAAAACAGCAGTTGATGCATTCAAAGCAATGTTTCCTGCAGGAACACTCAGCGGAGCTCCAAAGATAAGGGCAATGGAAATAATCAACGAACTCGAAGGAATTCCACGAGGACCTTATGCAGGGGCAGTGGGATACTTCTCCTTAAATGGAAACGCAGATTTTGCAATCACCATAAGAACCATGGTCTGCGAAGGAAACACTGGAAGAATACAGGCAGGTGCAGGAATAGTTCATGACTCAGTACCTGAAAATGAGTACCATGAATGTGAAAATAAGGCAGGAGCACTTTTAAAAGCACTTGAAGTTTCAGGGGATTCCGATTCAGATTCAAATTTAAATTCAAATTCAGGTTCCAAGTGTTCCAGTTCCACAATCAAGTCAGGGGATGAGATTGAATGA